Genomic DNA from Perca flavescens isolate YP-PL-M2 chromosome 23, PFLA_1.0, whole genome shotgun sequence:
TTTTATTGTCACTGCAAGACACTCTGCATTAGCACGAGTAAAACCTTAACGTCTTGTTTACTTCAGAACTAAGCTGTTCTAACAATGACATAAAAGCAGTGGGGTAATAACCTTTATTAAGGCATTATAAAGTAGTAAAATATGTTAATAGTTAACTGATTTATCAGCTACACTGCCCAGAGGGGTAAAACTAAGTTTAACTTTGTTTTAGACTCATTGTTATGGTTTGATGGCTCGTTTCTGTATCGCCGATTCTTGATTATTGTTTTAATCTTCATGTCTCCTGGTTTGTTATTCGCTATTATTTTGGTTACTTCACGAGTTAACACAAGCTGGTAACTGACCACATCGATCTCTGTGTTGGAGTGTCCCATGTTGCAGACAATGCAGCCGTTCTTCATGCGGTCGAGGTATTCTCTCACCACCACGTTCTTATTGCCtaaaaggaggaagagagagagagaagagaaagaaatatgGGGACAATTGCACAAAGAGCAAGAGGTTAAAACAGTAAGAAAGCAAAAATGTGAGATCAGATAGACACAAAGAAGAGAGTAGAGTGTTAAGCCACCTACACATgattagaggtgttgaaattaatcaaataatcgatgcatcgaatcgtggacatggacgaacGAACACGGGCTAAATTGCATGTTCCTTATACATTTTCAACTTTGCCTGCCAAACGTGAATGAGAGATCCTTTCTAATGGAGACAgagaaaatacagagagagagacagtggcTGAACCAACCTGTGCAGGTGATGACGATGTCCACTTGTCTGATGACTTCATTCAGTTTCACCAGCCTGAAGCCGTCCATGCTGTGATTGGGGGAAATAGAACAAAGAACATAAGACTAATGCAATGTCAACCCCGGCAGTGAGGCATCATTTGCTCAACAAGCCGAGTCTTACCAGGCCTGCAGGGCACAGATTGGGTCGATCTCTGTGACGTAGACGATGGAGCCCATTGCTTTGAGAGCAGCACAGCAGCCTTTTCCCACCTGAGGATGATAGACATGAGATATTATCATACAGTAGAACGGTAGGTttcattcatcatcatcatttgtcCATAATTATTTAGCCGTTGTGACTTCCCTGCTTGTTTTGCTAGTTTTAAAGCACTCTCAATCACAGAAGCAACAGGTGGTGTTCTGTTGGTATGTTActggttgtttgtttattttatcatGTGTTTTATCTTCACTTATAAAAGAACAAATGATATATTGTTTTTCGAATTAGATGAATTATTCCAATATTTCCCACATACCCCCTGATAACTGAAAAAGTGGTTGAAGGTTTACATTTATTTGCgtgcgtatatatatatatatatatatatatatatatatatatatatatatatatatatatatatatatatatatatatatatatatatatatatatatatatatatagagagagagagagagagagagagagagagagagagagagagagagagagagagacaaggaatAGGATAGCAAACCATGTGCCCTCATTTATAATGAACATTTGATCAAAATATGGGACGCAAATAAGTTCTAACAAAAGCTGGCAACAGCAGCTAGCTTCTGCTACAGTCAGTGAGGATTTTCTACACATGACTGGATATATTAATAAAGTTGTTTCAAGACAACCTTTTTGTATACTGAATTGTGTAACCACATTTGCAATTCCCTGACTTGCTTTGGTGCCTTAAAAAGGAGGGAAAGGATCATCTTACTTGTCTTCTAACCTACGTCCCTCCAATTTCACAAGTGGAATTATTTTAGCTTTAATGGGATTTCACCTGACTTGTATTTCACTTATTAGGTCTCTCTTGTGTACAAGATGGCAGGAAAATGTCGGCCTTACCTCTCCATATCCGCACACCACCACCTGTTTGCCTCCAAACATGACATCAGTGGTCCTCTTCAGGCTGAGGACAGAAACACAATTATTTCAGGTGGGTGGAATTGCCCTGCAACATTAAATGCTCAAACAACAATCATGTTCGGTTTTCTAATCCCTAATGAGGTTAAACAGGAGACTGTTTCATACCCGTCTAAGATGGACTCCCTGCAGCAGTAGAGGTTGTCAAACTTCTGCTTAGTCACAGAGTCGTTGACGTTCATGGCTGGAACACACAGCTTTCCTGCCTTGGACAGCTGGTACAAcctacatacagacacacagacacacagacacacacacacacacacacacacattaaaaccgATGTTAAATGTGAGATAGGCTCagtgacacaaaataaaatacaacaaaaaaacataatttttaatGTTAAGTGTTCAGTTTGGAATCACCAGTCATATATAAAGGACATCATACaataatttgttattatttatcACTAAATAATAAACCAATATTAAAACAGTTCTACTTAACATTCTACTCTCACAGTATATACACAGCAATGCTTTAATTGTGTAGTCACAGTGCACTGTTAATGGTGGTAAAATgttcaccactagatggcaatGTTACCACACCCAGAAACTatagaaactgtgtgtgtgtgtgtgtgtgtgtgtgtgtgtgtgtgtgtgtgtgtgtgtgtgtgtgtgtgtgtgtgtgtgtgtgtgtgtgagtgtgtctgacTTGTATATTCTCTCATTGAAAATACTTTGTGGTTTTAATTGACTACCAACAACATTGCTTAAGACAACTACAAAGGCAAGAGAGGATGAGAGTTGTGAGTCCCACCTGTGCACACCGGTAACACTCTCCTCTACAATGCCCTTAATCTTCTTGAACATGTTGGGGTATTTTTTATAGATCCAGTGAGTCAGGTCTCCACCGTCATCCAAGATCTGACAGACaatgggggggagagagagagagagagagagagagagacaaaaacggcaaaagacagacaaagaacgaaaaaaaaattcttaataCCTGAAATTGACTCTTAAACTTGTAGATTATCTGCAGGGTCAGTTAACAAATCAGTAAACAAGTGTTTTATCTTAAACATTCAAAAGAAGGAAATTGGTCTAACCACATCTATATCTAAATCCATGAAAAGATTTGAATATCTTATTTCTGCAGTTCTATCCTGCATGTCTAACAAATGTtatggttgaaaaaaaaaaaaaaaacccattaTCCTTCCTGTAATCCTACCCAGTGTAAAAACAGATTCATTGCATTTGAAAAAGATCTAGTTGTCTGGTGAAAAAAGCAGCACCACCAACCGGGATTTTAGGatgggaagaaaaagaaaagatgattAAGTAAGCTTCATTTAGAATGTAGGTGTGCTACCATGTTGGGTTGCCAGCCTTCCACGTTGACACAGCGATCGATGCACCACCAGAAGTCGTCCTCTGACTCACCCTTCCATGCAAACACACTGAAACCTAGAAAGAGACAGGAAGCATGTTACACATAGACAGAAAGGTTTTATGAAATGaaagacaaagaagaaaagggCAGACAAACTTCCAGTCTCACCTCCCTCTGCCAGGGCAGCTGCCACTTCATTCTGGGTGGAGTAGATGTTGCAGGCTGCCCATCTGCACTGAGCTCCCAAAGCTGACAGAGTCTCCATCAGCACCTGAGGAGATGAGGGTCAATTTGGACTTTTTGTTGTAGCTGCTGCAGTAAAACTGTCTGATGtgtgggctgtgtgtgtgtgtgtgtgtgtgtgtgtgtgtgtgtgtgtgtgtgtgtgtgtgtgtgtgtgtgtgtgtgtgtgtttgtgtgtgtgtgttgcattccTACTCACAGCAGTCTGGGCAGTGATGTGGGTGCAGCCCACCACCTTGGCACCGGCGAGGGGTTTCTCCCCCTGGGCTCGCTTCCTCAGAGCCATCAGGGCGGGCATCTCTGAAAGAGACGCACAAACCGAACACATAAGTGGATAATCAGCTGGATGGTTAAGGAATTCCCATCATTTAATCCTTCTAATACTTCATCACTAATCCATGGACTCATCCAGCTGAAGGAGTTACTGATGCTaagggtgtgtgtatgtgtatgtgtgtatgtgtgtgagacagagagaacaTAGCCTGCAGTGCTCAGCTGAGGCTCTCTATGTTCTGTGAGGTAATTAATGGATTATGTGAATAATATGTTGGTTCTTAAATGGTGTTCTCATTTGCAGTGGCATGGAACATATGGTCACTCAGCAATGTGGAGGAGGCAGCACCACACCCCCTTTTACTGCGGTTACTACAGTTAAAACTTGCACTACATTTGGATGGCAATTTGGCAAACCACTGACTCTTAAGTTTGCCCTTATTTTAAGTGAACAGTGGCAGTCGTTTGGCTTACCTTGCTCTGCGATCTCAATCTCTCTGCGGCCAAAGTCGGCCTGTTTGATGTTTTTGATGCAAAAGTCTCCGTTGCCCTTAGAGTTCTTCTGCTGTTTGTCCCGAGGAGACGTCTCATCGTCAGAGCTGTCCGTGTAGGACGCCGCTGAAAAAGAAACGTGCAGAAAGACGTCAGTACTGTCAGTATGGGTGCCATACTGAAGAAGGAGGTTTTGTTGCAATATACTCTGGTCTACACTATGCCTCTCCGCTATCAGAATCAAAAACGTGCACAGACTGTAATAAATTGTTACAGAAGCCTGCTCGTACCCAAAACAAGGATATTCACAATGCAGATGACTTCTGACCTCCACAACATTCTGACTATGGTCTGTGTTTATGCCCGCCTTTGGCTGTCCACATTATGCTGTCCACATGTTTCCAATTACAACAGTAAAACATGTTTGATTATAAATCTCCATGAGGCAGAGGTGGAGAGGACTATTGATAAGTTTGGACATGTGTCATCTGAaagaaaaaatgcataaaagtcTTGTAAGTGCTTAAGCAGGATTTCACTGAACTGTTTGTACAAAGTAGCCTGTTTTTCTGCTAGTGGACCACTGTCAACAGTCAAGAGAGGACTCAACACATGGCTCAGCAAAACCTGTGGTCTGAAGGGGATCAATTCAATTGTTAACGCCAATCTGTTCTGGGGAAGCAGGCATCTTTTTGGAGCAGTTAAAGCACTGATAAGACCATTTTTGTGTGTAACACCCATCGGGCCAGGCCTAAGATGATGCACCCTGACACACAGCAGCCTCAGCGCCACAGAAAACATCACAGCCTCAATGTCTTTACCAAACTAAGATGAGAGATAAAGGGACTACATGTAATGTTAATGGTTGCCACTAAGCTGCACTGTCGCATCTCAAATCACCGCCATTCAGATCAACACAAAGCAAATATGTCTGCCGTCAGTGCAGACAGGAGAGAAGATGGCCAGGACAGACAGGACCCTTGCCCCGAAATACATTTTTGATCTGCTGCTCCGTTATGAAGCGTCCAAACCTCTCAGGTTGTCTTGCCAGTTTGTACGCCACCACATAATCTGGAACAAATTCCCAGAGAATTTTAAGTCTGCTCCAACTCAGTTTTTCTAAAATCAGGGCTTAAAACTTTTCTGTTTGCCACTGCATCTTATTAACTTTAACGTTGCTTCATATCTTGCACTGCACTATAGGCTGAACTGTAATTTCTATTCTACCGTCTTTATTCTAGTTCATGTTATTTTAATCTTCTGTTTAACTTTGTTTTAATCCTTTAGTCTTTTTATACTGCCTTGTGCTCTTTTTAGATCTTGTCTTAATGcctttatgttttatgtatagCACTTTGaataaggcaaggcaattttatttctatgtacctttcaacaacaaggcaattcagAGTGTTAAGGTTTTAAAGTGCAGAACAAACAATTGTGCCTTTGGTTTCTTCACTGAGAATAAAGCCTGCATTTTTACCAACCCAGCTATTTGACTTTGGCAGGCCACAGATTCTGCACGGCACCACGTTTAATTGATTATAAAGCTGTCTGCAAAACCCTCTGAAACACTCCAGCCTCTTCACAATACAAGACTGCAGTACTACACACAGCACAAATGTGCTTTAACACTACAGAATAAAAGAAACCGGTCAGAGAGGTATCAGTGCACCTCTGGGAGATATAAACAATAGTGCCCACAGTATACAGCCGCATACTTAGTAATGAGATGCCTCCATGTCTGGCACCAGCACTGTGTGGTTCCTGACTGTGCTGCAAGCTGACTCACTACACAGATGCGGTCCCCTCTTGTCTAGAGCAGGAACACTATTACCATTATCACTCCTACCACCCTTCCAAAAACACTGGGTACCTCACCAGCACTGTAACAATACTGGAGTTAAAGAACATGCTGTACTGTGCCAGGAGGGgaaaggctttaaaaaaaaaaaaggtaataatcCATGAGTCTACCATTTTCTTTTGAAATCTGCCATCCGTACTGACAGGAAGAAAGGGTGGGAGAGAGTGGGAGCCGTGGAGATCTTATGGGTCATGAAGGTGGATGTACTGATACTTGCAACGGATACTGGGACAAAGCCAAAGACATTTGTACTGGTAAACAAAAAGTCttcaacattcacacacaaggATTTTAGATACCGCCAATAGTTAAAAAAGATATAATCAACATATCCCACAACTCAAACTTCATATTCTTATTTTTAAAGTATCAGTCACTACTAAGACCGTTATtacagattcttttttttttttttaaatgtaaggcTTTGTTGTGCATTAAAAGAGTACTCCATCAGTTTCTTTGCACTAGCTTTGTATAACATTGTCAGACTCACAATAGACTTTAAAAACTTGTTTTCACGCATTCTTCTGCTTATGAAAACTCATTCCTACATTACCCACGATGCAATTTGACCACCAGGAGTTCAGATCGGAGATTCAGTTGTGTTATGCTAGTAGACTAAAGCCGCTAGCTTCATATAGAGATTAGGGAGcaggctacagaggtctggtaagctcacttctttctaacttgTAGTCTTCAACCCCAGAGTCGCATCATTTGTGGCCATTTATCAGATTTATcaaatccgcacttcagtcacatccacagcaaacctgaaacggcacattgaacggattggatatgaagatgaaatctgacgcatagtttcagtgttacaactgataaaataattgctgtctgtggttgtatatgggctgtggcaataatttgaaaaataatagctcgcagcaacatatggaaaaaaagaactatgatctagttcatttttggaagtatgaacttagttcaaaattttgaagtatgaactatgaactgatctagttaattttaaaatttgtgaactgaactttgaactagttcatgtagaaagtgaactttcccaacactgcaaGTTTCCCCTTTGAGTGTCATGTCATGACAATGATTTTGGTTGTATGAATCTACAACTCTTATTTCCATCTGCATTATTTAACAACATGTTAGAATCAGAGAACTccataaaaatgtctttttataacAACAATTAACACAAAGATGTGGAtttcttatttttcttataTTTCCTTACAAAATACTGACATGGTG
This window encodes:
- the ahcyl2b gene encoding adenosylhomocysteinase like 2b is translated as MSVQVVAAKMAEVELKDVPTVKDSPAGSPMTPTSEGKTLVRSDPHEAGSSAAASPTAEPSAKAGEDSLGLLNPNPAKMPQASAMKRTDPQQNGGEAFVNRDGTVAEAPRMKKIQFADQKQEFNKRPSKIGRRSLSRSISQSSTDSYSSAASYTDSSDDETSPRDKQQKNSKGNGDFCIKNIKQADFGRREIEIAEQEMPALMALRKRAQGEKPLAGAKVVGCTHITAQTAVLMETLSALGAQCRWAACNIYSTQNEVAAALAEGGFSVFAWKGESEDDFWWCIDRCVNVEGWQPNMILDDGGDLTHWIYKKYPNMFKKIKGIVEESVTGVHRLYQLSKAGKLCVPAMNVNDSVTKQKFDNLYCCRESILDGLKRTTDVMFGGKQVVVCGYGEVGKGCCAALKAMGSIVYVTEIDPICALQACMDGFRLVKLNEVIRQVDIVITCTGNKNVVVREYLDRMKNGCIVCNMGHSNTEIDVASLRTPELTWERVRSQVDHVIWPDGKRIVLLAEGRLLNLSCSTVPTFVLSITATTQALALIELYNAPEGRYKQDVYLLPKKMDEYVASLHLPTFDAHLTELSDEQAKYLGLNKNGPFKPNYYRY